A DNA window from Enterobacter asburiae contains the following coding sequences:
- the nuoI gene encoding NADH-quinone oxidoreductase subunit NuoI has translation MTLKELLVGFGTQVRSIWMIGLHAFAKRETRMYPEEPVYLPPRYRGRIVLTRDPDGSERCVACNLCAVACPVGCISLQKAETVDGRWYPEFFRINFSRCIFCGLCEEACPTTAIQLTPDFELGEYKRQDLVYEKEDLLISGPGKYPEYNFYRMAGMAIDGKDKGEAENEAKPIDVKSLLP, from the coding sequence ATGACCTTAAAAGAATTACTGGTAGGCTTTGGTACCCAGGTACGCAGTATCTGGATGATCGGCCTGCACGCGTTTGCCAAACGCGAAACCCGGATGTACCCGGAAGAGCCGGTATATCTGCCGCCGCGCTACCGTGGCCGTATCGTGCTGACGCGCGACCCGGACGGTTCCGAGCGCTGCGTTGCCTGTAACCTGTGTGCGGTAGCGTGTCCGGTAGGCTGTATCTCTCTGCAGAAAGCAGAGACGGTAGACGGCCGCTGGTACCCTGAGTTCTTCCGCATCAACTTCTCACGCTGCATCTTCTGCGGTCTGTGTGAAGAAGCGTGCCCAACCACGGCGATTCAGCTGACTCCAGACTTCGAGCTGGGTGAGTACAAGCGTCAGGACCTGGTGTACGAGAAAGAGGATCTGCTGATTTCCGGTCCGGGCAAATACCCGGAATATAACTTCTACCGGATGGCGGGTATGGCAATCGACGGCAAAGATAAGGGCGAAGCAGAGAACGAAGCTAAGCCTATCGACGTCAAGAGCCTGTTACCGTAA
- the nuoJ gene encoding NADH-quinone oxidoreductase subunit J, whose translation MEFAFYICGLIAILATLRVITHTNPVHALLYLIISLLAISGVFFALGAHFAGALEIIVYAGAIMVLFVFVVMMLNLGGSEIEQERQWLKPQVWIGPAILSAIMLAVIVYAILGVNDQGIDGTPIGAKEVGITLFGPYVLAVELASMLLLAGLVVAFHVGREERAGEVLSNRTDDRAKRKTEERA comes from the coding sequence ATGGAATTCGCTTTTTATATCTGTGGCCTTATCGCCATCCTGGCTACGCTACGAGTGATTACGCACACCAATCCGGTGCATGCGCTGCTGTACTTAATCATCTCGCTGCTGGCCATTTCCGGGGTGTTCTTCGCACTGGGCGCGCACTTCGCCGGTGCGCTGGAAATCATCGTCTACGCCGGGGCCATCATGGTGCTGTTCGTGTTCGTGGTGATGATGCTGAACCTGGGCGGCTCTGAAATTGAGCAGGAACGTCAGTGGTTAAAACCGCAGGTGTGGATTGGCCCGGCAATTTTGTCGGCCATCATGCTGGCGGTGATTGTTTACGCCATTCTGGGCGTCAACGATCAGGGCATCGACGGCACGCCGATTGGCGCTAAAGAGGTCGGTATCACGCTCTTTGGCCCATACGTTCTGGCGGTTGAACTGGCCTCAATGCTGCTGCTGGCAGGTCTGGTTGTTGCTTTCCACGTTGGCCGCGAAGAGCGCGCTGGCGAGGTGCTGAGCAACCGCACTGACGACCGCGCGAAAAGAAAAACGGAGGAGCGCGCATGA
- the nuoK gene encoding NADH-quinone oxidoreductase subunit NuoK, protein MIPLTHGLILAAILFVLGLTGLVIRRNLLFMLIGLEIMINASALAFVVAGSYWGQTDGQVMYILAISLAAAEASIGLALLLQLHRRRQNLNIDSVSELRG, encoded by the coding sequence ATGATCCCCTTAACACATGGACTGATCCTCGCTGCGATTTTATTCGTTCTGGGTCTGACCGGTCTGGTTATCCGCCGCAATCTGCTGTTTATGCTGATCGGTCTGGAAATCATGATTAACGCCTCCGCGCTGGCCTTCGTGGTCGCCGGAAGCTACTGGGGCCAGACCGATGGTCAGGTGATGTACATTCTCGCCATCAGCCTCGCGGCTGCCGAAGCGAGTATTGGCCTGGCGCTGTTGCTGCAGCTCCATCGTCGCCGCCAGAACCTGAACATCGATTCAGTAAGTGAGTTGCGTGGATGA
- the nuoL gene encoding NADH-quinone oxidoreductase subunit L has protein sequence MNMLALTIIFPLIGFVLLAFSRGRWSENLSATVGIGSIGLAALVTAYAGIDFFNNGRQPFSVPLWTWMSVGDFNIGFNLVLDGLSLTMLSVVTGVGFLIHMFASWYMRGEEGYSRFFAYTNLFIASMVVLVLADNLLLMYLGWEGVGLCSYLLIGFYYTDPKNGAAAMKAFVVTRVGDVFLAFALFILYNELGTLNFREMVELAPAHFAAGNNMLWWATLMLLGGAVGKSAQLPLQTWLADAMAGPTPVSALIHAATMVTAGVYLIARTHGLFLMTPEILHLVGIVGAVTLVLAGFAALVQTDIKRVLAYSTMSQIGYMFLALGVQAWDAAIFHLMTHAFFKALLFLSSGSVILACHHEQNIFKMGGLRKSIPLVYVCFLVGGAALAALPLITAGFFSKDEILAGAMANGHINLMVAGLVGAFMTSLYTFRMIFIVFHGKEQIHAHAGKGITHHLPLIVLLVLSTFVGAMIVPPLQGVLPDTTELEHGRVLTLEITSGVVAIAGILIAAWLWLGKRTLVTAVANSAPGRLLGTWWYNAWGFDWLYDMIFVKPFLGIAWLLKRDPLNSLMNIPAILSRFAGKGLLYSENGYLRWYVASMSIGAVVVLALLMVLR, from the coding sequence ATGAACATGCTTGCCTTAACCATTATTTTTCCGCTGATTGGCTTCGTGCTGCTGGCGTTTTCTCGCGGCCGCTGGTCTGAGAATCTGTCTGCGACCGTGGGCATTGGCTCCATCGGTCTGGCTGCGCTGGTGACGGCGTATGCGGGTATCGACTTCTTTAACAACGGGCGTCAGCCTTTCAGCGTGCCGCTGTGGACCTGGATGTCGGTCGGTGATTTCAACATCGGCTTCAACCTGGTGCTGGACGGCCTCTCGCTGACCATGCTTTCCGTGGTCACCGGCGTGGGCTTCCTGATCCACATGTTCGCCTCCTGGTATATGCGCGGTGAAGAGGGTTACTCCCGCTTCTTCGCCTACACCAACCTGTTTATCGCCAGCATGGTGGTTCTGGTGCTGGCCGATAACCTGCTGCTGATGTATCTGGGCTGGGAAGGCGTAGGTCTGTGTTCTTACCTGCTGATCGGTTTCTACTACACCGATCCGAAGAATGGCGCAGCGGCCATGAAAGCGTTCGTCGTGACCCGCGTGGGTGACGTCTTCCTCGCTTTCGCGCTGTTCATTCTTTACAACGAACTGGGCACGCTGAACTTCCGCGAAATGGTGGAACTGGCGCCGGCGCACTTCGCTGCAGGCAACAACATGCTGTGGTGGGCAACGCTGATGCTGCTGGGTGGCGCCGTGGGTAAATCCGCGCAGCTGCCGTTGCAGACCTGGCTGGCCGACGCGATGGCGGGTCCAACCCCTGTCTCCGCGCTGATCCACGCCGCGACCATGGTAACCGCCGGTGTCTACCTGATTGCGCGTACCCATGGCCTGTTCCTGATGACCCCGGAAATTCTGCATCTGGTGGGTATCGTCGGTGCGGTCACGCTGGTGCTGGCAGGCTTTGCCGCGCTGGTGCAGACCGACATCAAACGTGTTCTCGCGTATTCCACCATGAGCCAGATTGGTTACATGTTCCTGGCGCTGGGCGTTCAGGCGTGGGACGCAGCCATTTTCCACCTGATGACGCACGCGTTCTTTAAAGCGCTGCTGTTCCTCTCATCCGGTTCCGTGATCCTGGCCTGCCATCACGAGCAGAATATCTTCAAGATGGGCGGACTGCGTAAGTCCATTCCGCTGGTGTATGTCTGCTTCCTGGTGGGTGGCGCGGCGCTGGCGGCACTGCCGCTGATCACCGCGGGCTTCTTCAGTAAGGACGAAATCCTTGCGGGTGCCATGGCGAATGGTCATATCAATCTGATGGTTGCGGGTCTGGTCGGTGCGTTCATGACCTCCCTGTATACCTTCCGTATGATTTTCATCGTATTCCACGGTAAAGAACAAATTCACGCTCACGCAGGGAAGGGGATCACCCACCACCTGCCGCTGATTGTGCTGCTGGTACTGTCCACCTTCGTTGGCGCGATGATTGTGCCACCGCTGCAGGGCGTACTGCCAGACACCACCGAGCTTGAGCACGGTCGCGTTCTGACGCTTGAAATCACCTCCGGTGTGGTCGCTATCGCGGGCATCCTGATCGCTGCATGGCTGTGGCTGGGCAAACGTACGCTGGTGACTGCCGTTGCCAACAGTGCGCCGGGCCGTCTGCTGGGCACCTGGTGGTACAACGCGTGGGGCTTCGACTGGCTGTACGACATGATCTTCGTTAAGCCGTTCCTGGGCATTGCGTGGCTGTTGAAGCGCGACCCACTGAACAGCCTGATGAATATCCCGGCGATCCTTTCCCGCTTTGCAGGTAAAGGCCTGCTGTACAGCGAGAACGGTTACCTGCGCTGGTATGTGGCGTCCATGAGCATCGGTGCGGTTGTCGTGCTGGCGCTGCTGATGGTGTTGCGTTGA
- the nuoM gene encoding NADH-quinone oxidoreductase subunit M translates to MLLPWLILIPFIGGFLCWQTERFGVKMPRWIALITMGLTLALGLQLWLQGGYSLTQSAGIPQWQSEFILPWIPRFGITIHLAIDGLSLLMVVLTGLLGVLAVLCSWREIEKYQGFFHLNLMWILGGVIGVFLAIDMFLFFFFWEMMLVPMYFLIALWGHKASDGKTRITAATKFFIYTQASGLVMLIAILALVFVHHNATGTWTFNYEDLLKTPMSHGVEYLLMLGFFIAFAVKMPVVPLHGWLPDAHSQAPTAGSVDLAGILLKTAAYGLLRFALPLFPNASAEFAPIAMWLGVIGIFYGAWMAFTQYDIKRLIAYTSVSHMGFVLIAIYTGSQLAYQGAVIQMIAHGLSAAGLFILCGQLYERLHTRDMRMMGGLWSKIKWLPALSMFFAVATLGMPGTGNFVGEFMILFGSFKVVPVITVISTFGLVFASVYSLAMLHRAYFGKAKSEIAAQELPGMSLRELFIILLLVVLLVLLGFFPQPILDTSHSAMGNIQQWFVNSASTTRP, encoded by the coding sequence ATGTTACTACCCTGGCTAATATTAATTCCCTTCATCGGCGGCTTCCTGTGCTGGCAGACTGAACGCTTTGGCGTGAAGATGCCGCGCTGGATCGCGCTGATCACCATGGGATTGACGCTCGCGCTTGGCCTGCAACTGTGGTTGCAGGGCGGTTACTCACTGACCCAGTCTGCGGGCATTCCGCAGTGGCAGTCTGAGTTCATCCTGCCGTGGATCCCGCGTTTCGGCATTACGATCCACCTGGCGATTGACGGTCTGTCGCTGCTGATGGTGGTGCTGACCGGTCTGCTCGGCGTTCTGGCGGTACTTTGCTCCTGGCGAGAAATCGAAAAATACCAGGGCTTCTTCCACCTGAACCTGATGTGGATCCTGGGCGGCGTGATCGGCGTGTTCCTTGCCATCGACATGTTCCTGTTCTTCTTCTTCTGGGAGATGATGCTGGTGCCGATGTACTTCCTGATCGCGCTGTGGGGCCACAAGGCGTCCGACGGTAAAACGCGTATCACGGCGGCAACCAAGTTCTTCATCTATACCCAGGCGAGTGGTCTGGTGATGTTGATTGCTATTCTGGCGCTGGTGTTTGTTCACCACAACGCGACCGGAACCTGGACCTTCAACTACGAAGATCTGCTGAAAACGCCAATGTCCCACGGCGTTGAATACCTGCTGATGCTGGGCTTCTTCATCGCGTTCGCGGTGAAAATGCCGGTCGTTCCGCTGCACGGCTGGCTGCCAGACGCGCACTCTCAGGCACCAACGGCGGGTTCCGTTGACCTGGCGGGCATCTTGCTGAAAACGGCGGCCTACGGTCTGCTGCGTTTCGCACTGCCGCTGTTCCCGAATGCCTCCGCAGAGTTCGCACCGATTGCCATGTGGCTGGGTGTGATCGGTATCTTCTACGGTGCCTGGATGGCCTTCACGCAGTACGACATCAAGCGTCTGATTGCCTACACCTCCGTTTCCCACATGGGCTTCGTGCTGATTGCTATCTACACCGGCAGCCAGCTGGCGTACCAGGGCGCGGTGATCCAGATGATTGCGCACGGTCTGTCCGCAGCCGGCCTCTTCATCCTGTGCGGTCAGCTGTACGAACGTCTGCATACCCGCGACATGCGCATGATGGGCGGCCTGTGGAGCAAAATTAAATGGCTGCCAGCGCTGTCCATGTTCTTTGCAGTGGCTACCCTGGGGATGCCGGGTACCGGTAACTTCGTCGGCGAATTTATGATTCTGTTCGGCAGCTTCAAAGTGGTACCGGTGATTACCGTGATCTCCACCTTTGGTCTGGTGTTCGCTTCCGTGTACTCGCTGGCGATGCTGCACCGCGCTTACTTCGGTAAAGCGAAGAGCGAAATTGCTGCACAAGAACTGCCGGGGATGTCGCTGCGTGAGCTGTTCATCATCCTGCTGCTGGTCGTACTGCTGGTGCTGCTGGGCTTCTTCCCGCAGCCGATTCTGGATACCTCGCATAGCGCGATGGGTAACATCCAGCAGTGGTTTGTTAATTCTGCTTCTACTACAAGGCCGTAA
- the nuoN gene encoding NADH-quinone oxidoreductase subunit NuoN, producing MTITPQQLIALLPLLIVGLTVVVVMLSIAWRRNHFLNATLSVIGLNAALVSLWFVGQGGAMDVTPLMRVDGYAMLYTGLVLLASLATCTFAYPWLEGYNDNKEEFYLLVLIAALGGILLANANHLAALFLGIELISLPLFGLIGYAFRQKRSLEASIKYTILSAAASSFLLFGIALLYAQSGNLSFMALGKSLGDGMLHEPLLLAGLGMMIVGLGFKLSLVPFHLWTPDVYQGAPAPVSTFLATASKIAIFGVVMRLFLYAPVGDSEAVRVVLGIIAFVSIIFGNLMALSQTNIKRLLGYSSISHLGYLMVALIALQSGEMSMEAVGVYLAGYLFSSLGAFGVVSLMSSPYRGPDADSLFSYRGLFWHRPILSAVMTVMMLSLAGIPMTLGFIGKFYVLAVGVQAHLWWLTAGVVIGSAIGLYYYLRVAVSLYLSAPQQLNRDAPTNWQYSAGGIVVLISALLVLIFGIYPQPLIDIVQRAMPLM from the coding sequence ATGACAATAACTCCACAACAACTGATCGCGCTGCTACCGCTGCTGATCGTCGGATTGACGGTGGTGGTTGTGATGCTCTCCATTGCGTGGCGACGCAATCACTTCCTGAATGCCACGCTGTCGGTCATCGGCCTGAACGCCGCGTTAGTCTCTCTCTGGTTTGTTGGCCAGGGTGGGGCGATGGACGTCACCCCGCTGATGCGCGTTGATGGTTACGCCATGCTGTATACCGGTCTGGTGCTGCTGGCGAGCCTGGCAACCTGTACCTTTGCGTACCCGTGGCTCGAAGGCTACAACGACAACAAAGAAGAGTTTTACCTGCTGGTTCTGATTGCCGCGCTGGGCGGCATTCTGCTGGCGAATGCGAACCACCTGGCCGCTCTGTTCCTCGGTATTGAGCTGATCTCTCTGCCGCTGTTCGGCCTGATTGGTTACGCCTTCCGTCAGAAGCGCTCCCTGGAAGCAAGCATCAAGTACACCATTCTGTCTGCTGCGGCATCCTCGTTCCTGCTGTTTGGTATTGCGCTGCTGTACGCACAGTCCGGTAACCTCTCTTTCATGGCGCTCGGCAAGAGCCTCGGTGACGGCATGCTGCATGAGCCGCTGCTGCTGGCGGGTCTGGGCATGATGATTGTTGGCCTCGGCTTCAAACTCTCTCTGGTGCCGTTCCACCTGTGGACGCCAGACGTATACCAGGGCGCTCCGGCTCCGGTGTCGACCTTCCTGGCGACGGCGAGCAAGATCGCTATCTTCGGTGTGGTCATGCGTCTGTTCCTGTACGCGCCGGTTGGTGACAGCGAAGCGGTTCGCGTGGTGCTGGGCATTATCGCGTTCGTCTCCATCATCTTCGGTAACCTGATGGCGCTGAGCCAGACCAACATCAAGCGTCTGCTGGGCTACTCGTCTATCTCTCATCTGGGCTACCTGATGGTGGCGCTGATTGCGCTGCAGAGCGGCGAGATGTCAATGGAAGCCGTGGGCGTGTATCTGGCCGGTTACCTGTTCAGCAGCCTCGGCGCCTTCGGCGTGGTGAGCCTGATGTCCAGCCCGTACCGTGGCCCGGATGCCGATTCACTGTTCTCCTACCGTGGTCTGTTCTGGCACCGTCCGATCCTGTCCGCGGTAATGACCGTGATGATGCTCTCTCTGGCAGGTATCCCGATGACGCTCGGCTTTATCGGTAAGTTCTACGTGCTGGCCGTCGGTGTGCAGGCGCACCTGTGGTGGCTGACCGCGGGCGTGGTTATCGGCTCCGCGATTGGCCTCTACTACTACCTGCGCGTGGCCGTGAGCCTGTACCTGAGCGCGCCTCAGCAGCTCAATCGTGATGCCCCAACCAACTGGCAGTACAGCGCCGGTGGTATCGTCGTGCTTATCTCCGCACTGCTGGTGCTGATCTTCGGTATCTATCCGCAGCCGCTGATTGATATCGTGCAGCGAGCGATGCCGCTGATGTAA
- a CDS encoding chemotaxis protein, which translates to MDNFQKDIDDRANLTLSNRFELLLFRLGTSLNENKSELFGINVFKLREIVPMPEFTKPAGMKSPLMGMVNIRDQVIPVIDLAAVAGCKPTTGLNILLITEYARSVQAFAVESVENIMRLDWKQVHAAETAVSGRYITSIACLDEKTDTNDLAMVLDVEQILYDITPANHDLHATNLKTTKFHIKPGAVAIVAEDSKVARSMLEKGLQAMEIPAQLHITGKDAWEKIGVLAAQAQAEGVPITDKIALVLTDLEMPEMDGFTLTRKIKTDPILKDIPVVIHSSLSGNANEDHIRKVKADGYVAKFELNELSSVIEEVLDRSMKKIDGPLISRKQLA; encoded by the coding sequence ATGGATAATTTCCAGAAAGATATTGATGACAGGGCGAATCTGACCCTGTCGAACCGTTTTGAACTGTTGCTGTTCCGTCTTGGCACCTCTCTGAACGAAAATAAATCCGAGCTGTTTGGCATTAACGTCTTTAAGCTGCGTGAAATTGTGCCGATGCCGGAGTTCACGAAACCCGCCGGGATGAAGTCACCTCTGATGGGAATGGTGAATATACGCGATCAGGTGATCCCGGTGATTGACCTGGCCGCCGTGGCGGGCTGTAAGCCAACCACCGGGCTGAACATCCTGCTGATCACCGAGTATGCGCGCAGCGTGCAGGCGTTTGCCGTGGAATCGGTTGAGAACATCATGCGTCTGGACTGGAAGCAGGTGCATGCGGCGGAAACCGCCGTCAGCGGTCGCTACATCACCAGCATCGCGTGTCTTGACGAGAAGACCGATACCAACGATCTGGCGATGGTGCTGGACGTTGAGCAGATCCTGTATGACATCACCCCGGCCAATCACGATCTGCACGCCACGAACCTGAAGACCACCAAATTCCATATCAAACCGGGCGCTGTCGCCATCGTCGCGGAAGACTCCAAAGTGGCGCGCTCGATGCTGGAAAAAGGTCTGCAGGCCATGGAGATCCCGGCACAGCTGCATATCACCGGCAAAGACGCGTGGGAAAAAATCGGCGTGCTGGCGGCGCAGGCCCAGGCTGAAGGGGTTCCCATCACCGATAAGATCGCTCTGGTGCTGACCGACCTCGAAATGCCGGAGATGGACGGTTTTACGCTGACGCGCAAAATCAAAACCGACCCGATATTGAAGGACATTCCGGTCGTGATCCACTCTTCCCTTTCCGGCAACGCCAACGAAGACCATATTCGCAAGGTGAAGGCGGACGGGTATGTGGCGAAGTTTGAGCTGAACGAACTGTCGTCGGTGATTGAGGAAGTGCTGGACCGCTCGATGAAGAAGATTGACGGACCGTTGATTAGCCGGAAGCAGCTGGCTTAG
- the rbn gene encoding ribonuclease BN → MELIFLGTSAGVPTRSRNVTAILLDLKHPTRGGLWLFDCGEGTQHQLLHTAYHPGKLDKIFITHLHGDHLFGLPGLLCSRSMAGNANPLTIYGPAGIREFVETTLRLSGSWTDYPLEVIEIAEGLVFDDGDYRVTAQPLNHPVECYGYRIDAHDKPGALDAAALMADGVKPGPLFQRLKHGETVTLEDGRVINGQDYLAAPQPGKKLAIFGDTAPCPAALTLAQGVDVMVHEATLETAMEEKANSRGHSSTRQAAQLARDAGVGRLIVTHVSSRYDARGCANLLAECRALFPESELAEDFAQVSV, encoded by the coding sequence ATGGAACTGATTTTTCTGGGTACGTCCGCTGGCGTGCCAACCCGCTCACGAAACGTGACGGCGATCCTGCTGGATCTTAAGCATCCCACCCGCGGCGGGCTGTGGCTGTTTGACTGCGGTGAAGGGACGCAGCATCAGCTGTTACACACCGCTTACCACCCCGGCAAGCTGGATAAAATTTTTATCACCCATCTGCATGGCGACCACCTGTTTGGCCTTCCCGGCCTGCTGTGCAGCCGCTCGATGGCCGGTAACGCCAACCCGCTGACGATTTACGGGCCAGCGGGTATTCGTGAATTTGTCGAAACTACGCTGCGCCTGAGCGGGTCATGGACAGATTATCCGCTGGAGGTCATTGAGATTGCCGAAGGGCTGGTATTCGACGACGGGGATTATCGGGTTACCGCTCAACCGCTCAATCATCCTGTGGAGTGCTATGGCTACCGTATTGATGCGCATGATAAACCCGGCGCGCTGGATGCCGCCGCGCTGATGGCCGACGGCGTAAAACCCGGGCCGCTGTTCCAGCGTCTGAAGCACGGAGAGACCGTCACGCTGGAGGACGGACGCGTCATAAACGGCCAGGATTATCTCGCCGCACCGCAGCCCGGCAAAAAACTGGCGATTTTTGGCGATACGGCCCCGTGCCCGGCGGCGCTCACTCTGGCCCAGGGCGTGGACGTCATGGTGCATGAAGCGACGCTTGAAACGGCGATGGAAGAGAAAGCCAACAGCCGGGGCCATAGCTCCACGCGTCAGGCGGCACAGCTTGCCCGTGACGCGGGCGTCGGGCGGCTCATCGTCACTCATGTCAGCTCGCGCTACGACGCGCGGGGATGCGCAAACCTGCTGGCAGAGTGCCGCGCGCTGTTTCCGGAATCTGAGCTGGCCGAAGATTTCGCTCAGGTTAGCGTTTAG
- a CDS encoding GNAT family N-acetyltransferase: protein MIQWQDLHHSDLTVHSLYALLKLRCEVFVVEQTCPYQDIDGDDLVGENRHILGWRDNELVAYARILKSEDDFEPVVIGRVIISGKARGEKLGYQLMEKTLEACRKQWPDKALYLGAQAHLQSFYGHFGFAPVTEVYDEDGIPHVGMAREVKQA from the coding sequence ATGATCCAGTGGCAAGATTTACATCATAGCGACCTCACCGTTCATTCACTTTACGCCCTGCTGAAGCTGCGCTGTGAAGTGTTTGTTGTGGAACAGACCTGCCCGTATCAGGACATCGATGGTGATGACCTTGTCGGTGAGAACCGCCATATCCTCGGCTGGCGGGATAACGAGCTGGTGGCGTATGCGAGGATTCTGAAAAGCGAAGACGATTTTGAGCCCGTCGTCATTGGCCGCGTCATCATTAGCGGCAAAGCGCGAGGGGAAAAACTGGGCTATCAGCTGATGGAAAAAACGCTGGAGGCGTGCCGGAAACAGTGGCCGGACAAGGCGTTATACCTCGGCGCGCAGGCGCATCTTCAATCCTTTTACGGGCACTTTGGCTTTGCGCCAGTGACGGAGGTATACGATGAAGATGGCATTCCGCACGTCGGCATGGCGCGAGAAGTGAAACAGGCGTAA
- the elaB gene encoding stress response protein ElaB — MSFQSWDTRIDDDLALLSETLEEVLRSSGDPADQKYIELKARAEQALHEVKNRVSHASDTYYYRAKKAVYRADDYVHEKPWQGIGVGAAVGLVLGLLLARR; from the coding sequence ATGTCATTTCAATCCTGGGATACCCGTATCGACGACGACCTGGCCTTGCTGAGCGAAACGCTGGAAGAGGTGTTACGTTCCTCCGGCGACCCTGCCGATCAGAAATATATTGAGCTAAAAGCCCGTGCCGAGCAGGCGCTGCATGAAGTGAAAAACCGCGTCAGCCATGCGTCAGATACTTACTACTACCGTGCCAAAAAAGCGGTGTATCGTGCCGATGATTACGTGCATGAAAAACCGTGGCAGGGTATTGGGGTGGGTGCTGCCGTTGGGCTGGTGCTGGGGCTGCTGTTAGCCCGTCGTTAA
- the menF gene encoding isochorismate synthase MenF, whose protein sequence is MNSIFLALEQLRTQLSQALPAAPGIRHFDVSFPLNDAFDPLAWLGEQQCYPQFYWQQRNGDEELAALGAVNQFSSLALASQFLREQNAAQDTRICGLNAFNPEQGSLFLPRLLWRRTAGNATLRLQLWSDRSLVEDARVAQDFLQRLRPAKSIRPLSVQVEHETHQPQQAEWLKLIRRATETIARGEFEKVVLARATDLQFTQRVNPVALMAASRALNLHCYHFCMVFDASNAFLGSTPERLWRRRGKLLRTEALAGTVASHNDDKQAQRLGEWLLNDDKNQRENMLVVEDICQRLQHSTQTLEVLPPQVVRLRKVQHLRRCIWTELKQADDEQCLLMLQPTAAVAGLPRQPAREFIQKVEPFNREWYAGSAGYLSPEQSEFCVALRSARVQEDSLRLYAGAGIVSGSDPEQEWQEIENKAAGLRSLLLRD, encoded by the coding sequence GTGAATTCGATTTTCCTCGCGCTGGAGCAACTGCGTACCCAGCTATCGCAAGCGTTACCCGCAGCACCCGGCATACGTCATTTCGACGTCTCTTTCCCGTTAAACGACGCCTTCGATCCCCTCGCCTGGCTGGGCGAGCAGCAGTGTTATCCGCAGTTTTACTGGCAGCAGCGTAACGGCGATGAAGAGCTGGCCGCGCTGGGGGCGGTCAACCAATTTTCCTCTCTGGCATTAGCCTCGCAGTTTTTGCGCGAGCAAAATGCGGCGCAAGATACTCGCATCTGCGGCCTGAACGCCTTTAATCCCGAACAGGGGAGCCTCTTTTTACCGCGACTGCTCTGGCGACGTACCGCCGGCAACGCCACGCTGCGCCTGCAGCTCTGGAGCGACCGCTCGCTTGTGGAGGATGCCCGCGTCGCGCAGGATTTTTTACAGCGGCTTCGTCCTGCCAAATCTATCCGTCCGCTCTCCGTGCAGGTTGAGCACGAAACCCATCAGCCGCAGCAGGCCGAATGGCTGAAACTTATCCGCAGGGCGACGGAGACCATCGCGCGCGGTGAGTTTGAAAAAGTGGTGCTCGCCAGGGCAACCGATCTGCAGTTCACGCAGCGCGTTAACCCCGTCGCGCTGATGGCCGCCAGCCGCGCCCTGAATTTACATTGCTATCATTTCTGCATGGTATTCGACGCCAGCAACGCGTTTCTCGGCTCTACGCCCGAGCGTCTCTGGCGTCGGCGCGGCAAGCTGCTGCGCACGGAAGCGCTGGCGGGTACCGTCGCCAGCCACAATGATGATAAACAGGCGCAGCGTCTGGGCGAGTGGCTGCTGAACGATGATAAAAACCAGCGCGAAAATATGCTGGTGGTGGAAGATATCTGCCAGCGTCTTCAGCACTCTACGCAGACGCTTGAGGTACTGCCCCCCCAGGTGGTACGCCTGCGTAAGGTGCAGCATTTGCGCCGCTGTATCTGGACCGAGCTGAAACAGGCCGACGACGAGCAGTGTCTGCTCATGTTGCAGCCGACCGCGGCCGTTGCCGGATTACCCCGACAGCCCGCGCGCGAGTTCATCCAGAAGGTTGAACCCTTTAACCGCGAGTGGTATGCCGGTTCGGCCGGGTACTTATCCCCCGAACAGAGTGAGTTCTGCGTGGCGCTGCGCTCCGCGCGCGTTCAGGAGGACTCCCTGCGGCTCTACGCCGGCGCCGGTATTGTCAGCGGATCTGACCCGGAGCAGGAGTGGCAGGAGATTGAAAACAAAGCCGCCGGATTGCGCTCTCTGCTCCTAAGGGATTAA